The Pseudopipra pipra isolate bDixPip1 chromosome 29, bDixPip1.hap1, whole genome shotgun sequence DNA segment tgctgctcctcctggccTCAGCGACGTCAGTGGGGGGCTCAGGCTCTATGGGAGCGGGATGGGCTGAAGGGAAGGGGCTGCCAGCAGCTTGTGTGCTCCTCAGATCCCTCTCCCTGTCCGTCTGGCAAGATTCCCCAGAATCCTGAAGGAAATGTGGGATAACGGAGCCACCCCTTCCCTCACCCGGCACATCTACCCGGGCCGTGGGACCTCAGCGGGTTGGAGGGTGTGATACCAGCCCCTCCTGATCCTCCTCTCCGTCCTTCCCCCCGCAGGAATGTGGGGCTTCCACGACTGGGATCTCATGCTGCGGAAATCCCTCTACACCCTGATGGACAAGGGAGCGGAGCGGGAGGCGCTGAGGCGGAGGTGGCGCTGGCAGCAGACGCAGCAGAACAAGGAGGTGGGAGCCGACTGAGCGTCAGTTTGGGCCCTCTTTGCCAAGGAGAAAGTCCTGGGAAAACACCCCGTGGGTTTGGGAGGCGCTTTCCCGTCAGGTGTGGAATTTTGGGCAGCTCCCTGAGGTGTGTCCTGCAGTCAGAGCTGCGTCAAATTGAGAGGGGCTTGGGACGAGTGACAGGGCAGGGGAACGGGTTTAAATTAAAACAGGGCAAGTTTGGGGTAGTgctggggagaaattcttccctgtgagggtggtgaggccctggcacagattgcccagggaaATGTTCAAgtgttccatccctggaagtgttcaaggccgggttggacagcgcttggagcaacctggactaggGGGAAGTATCCCTGCTGTGAaggggatgagctttaaggtccctcccaagctGCTGCCTTGAGGAAGGGTGGATTTCCTAAATCCAACTCTTGCAGCAGGCTTTAGACATTTGTGCCATTGGACCAAACCAACATATCCTGCAGCTAAAGCCTGGTGGGATGGAGGTGccctcagggctgtgccagccgGGGCTGTGCCCCACTTTCAGGGATGTGGTGTGGAACACGATTATTTTTGCATAAATCCATAGAGAGAAGTTGTGCCGTGGGTAGAAACCAGCACTGGAGTGACTGGGGAGAGATTTCCTTGGAGGATTTTGGGTTctctttgcccttttttttcagtctgggCTGGTGTACACGGAGGAGGAGTGGCAGAAGGAGTGGAACGAGCTGATCAAGTTGGCGTCCAGCGAGCCCCGCGTGCACTACGGCACcaacggcggcggctgcggcgggtGCGTGAGTGCCCAGAGGCAACAACACAGCCAGGGGGAAAGCAGGGAATGTCCTCCctcagggcacagctcagggtggtgccccagggcaggagacAGGGCTGGGGGGCCGTGTTGGGCCGGCTCATTGGGGTTTcggggggaaaaggaaggatcAGGAGGAAACACGAGGCCCACAGAGCATCTGAGGAAAGGATTTCGGTGCTGCACGGCCTCTTCTGTGGGGCAGCACACGGACTGAACAGGGAATGCATCTTTTCTTCGTGTTTCCTCGTGTTGCTGGCTCCGAAATGAGGGAATAACCCAGAGCTGAGAGTTTCTGCCTCTCGCTCTGTTTCAAGGGCACTTCATTGCTGCAGCCGTCCTGGCAGCTCCCACCTGGGAGGCCCCTTAGATAAGGGactcccagcagtgccaggcagcagctgggcatTTCCTGGGCACAAACCCTTGCCTTGGAGCAGGACATTTTAGGGATCCACATCTAAAACCCCAAATTAGCACTGAGATCAACCTTTAGTGCTGTCGATCCACCTCTCCATGGCTGCCTCTGAAGCTTCCTCCTGGTGTTACAAAACAATGATTGAATATCCAGAGGGTGAAATTCTTCTTCCCCAAGGGTGGAGAGCTCAGAAGAGCCGGTGTACGAGAGCCTGGAGGAGTTCCACGTCTTCGTCCTGGCCCACGTGCTGAAGAGACCCATCGTGGTGGTGGCAGACACGATGCTGCGGGACTCGGGGGGTGAAGGTGAGACCAGCCCTCTCAGACCTGTCTGTGCTCAGAGTCCACCTGTCCTCTCAATCCCATGTTTTCACAAGGGCTCTTTGCCCCCGAGGCCGGGTCTGAAGTTGGGAGCAGCACATGGGGCACATTCACCTGCTGCAGGTGAACCCCTGGAAGGGCCCgggcccagctcagctcccagccctgtttctgctgctttaagAGCATCCCCatgaggatttttcttttttcttcttcttttgtcCCCCACACACATGTAGAGATGGGAAATTCTGTTCCCTGTGTGGTGGATTTTCCACCATCACCTTCAGTTCCCTGTCAGAGAAGGTCAATCGTTTTCCATCACTCCGTGGGCAAAGTTTGTCTTGTGGGGGAGTGAAGAGGGAGTTTTTTATAGAAAATACCATTTCACTCTGCATTTTCCATCCTCCTGatgtaaaataaatgtctgGTTTGggttgtggttttgtttaatGTCCCTTGAAATGACAGATAATTGCAGGTGAGACCTTGACTGAGGCGAACGGCTCATTCTGGAGCAGTTGTGGCACAAACAACTCTGAACTCTTGAACCTGTGATCAGAACTAACCACCCTGGTTTCTTCCCAGCATTTGCCCCAATTCCCTTTGGAGGGATCTATCTGCCCCTGGAAGTCCCAGCCACCAAATGCCACCGGTCTCCGTTGGTTCTGGCTTACGACCAAGCCCATTTTTCTGCCCTGGTCTCCatggagcagaaggaaaacacaaaggaTCAAGGTAAGGGATAAGATCCAGGTGAAAAAAGCACTGAAGGAGTCCCGTGGAGGAggatttgggggtgctggggttGAAAAGCTGGGCAGGACCTGGCAACATGCACCAGCAGCCCAGGAAAACAACAGTGTCCTGACCTGGgagcccttccagtgcctaaagggccTCCAggagctgaagagggacttgGAACAAGGACATGGAGTGACTGGACAAGAGGcagtggcttcccactgacaaagggcagggttggatgggatattgggaagaaattcctccctgggagggtggggaggccctggcgcagtttgtccagagaagctgtggctgccccatccctggaggtgtccaaggccaggttggacaggacttggagcaccctgggctagtgggaggtgtccctgcccatggcagggggtgggactggatgagctttaaggtccttccacCCCAGACCTTTCCATGGTGCTCTGACAATTCCATGATCCCAAGCACTGACAGTCACTGGGATTTGCTGTGGTGCTGTTCCCATCAGAAAGGTGGGCTGTGACTGTGGGATATTTGTCCTTTTGGGCTGTAAACGTGGTgtttctgtcctggggcagCCGTGATCCCTCTGACGGACTCCGAGCACAAGCTGCTCCCGGTGCACTTCGCTGTGGATCCCGGGAAGGAGTGGCAGTGGGGGAAGGACGACAGTGACAACGTCAAACTGGCCAGGTTGGTGATCCACGGGGGATCCGGGGTGGAGATCCATAGGGAACCTGGGTTGGTGATCCACAGGGGATGCAGGGTGGAGATCCATAGGGAATCTGGGTTGGTGATCCACGGGGGATCCAGGATGGGGATCCACAGGGGGTCCAGGTGGTCCACAGAGCAGAGTGGTCAGGGCTGGAAGGGTCAGCCCTGACCCCAGCTGGGATTTCTTGTGGTGGATGGAGGTTGGCCTTAGGGGATGACACTGCTCgtggggatggagcagcttGTCCTTCATTCTCCTTCACTTTGGTACGTTTTGGGTGGGGCTGTGACATCTCCTGAGCTTCCTTCCCACATGGTAAAGAGATGATGCTCCAGGTCCTGGAGCTCCGGGCTGGGTGTAGCAGTGGAGGATCTTCCATCATATTTCCACAAAAAAGGTGTATTTTTCCATTCCCCACCAAATCCCTGTGCCGTGGGCCCCTGGAGAGGGGAGAGTGGTGGCCACCAGGCCCTGCCTGGCTCGGGTTGGACTTTGGGCAGGTCTCACCAGGGTTTggtcccagcagctgctgttgctgaggcagaggaagCGTTTTAATTCCAACACCTGAGAATCTGATTTCTCCCTTTGGTGTTCCACTGAAAAGTTTGGAAAGCTGCAAAAACACAGGGAATAATGTAAATATGGGGGAAACCCAGGTGGGAATTGGAAACTGGGCTCTAACTTGtgtttccctcccctctccatgGTGACACCAGTGTGACGCTGTCGCTGGAGGCCaagctgcacctgctgcacagCTACATGAATGTGAGGTGGATCACGTTGCCTTGTGACACGCAGGTAAAGGGACCAGGAGGATCTTCTTTACCTGTGAATTATTTAACCCTCCTCTCCGCAGGGCAGCTGGTGTGGGGCCTCACCTGgggggctctgcctgctggaTTTGCAGCTGGTTCTGCTCTGAGTGGGGAAGTGACTCGGTTTGGTGGGTGTGCACCTCTTTCTCAGAGCTTTCCATGCCCGTTTTCACTCTTCACACCACCCAGAATCCCCTGTGCCTctcagggcagggaaggggacgCTCCATGCTCCAAACAAACAGGAGCTGTTGGTTTACAGCCACCTCGAGACTGGGATCAAGTATCTTCCCCCCTCTTTGCTGGCTTTGCCCCTGAAACCTCGAGCCAGTGGAGATGTTACAGAACCCCAGAATAGTCATCAAATCATAGAATAAAATCATAAAGTCCCAGAATATCCCAGGTTGGAAGGGTGCCACGGGGATATCTgtgggtgtgcagggcagcatCACTCAGTGTCTGAACGTCATCCCCTCCGTGCTCCAAGCAACATCACCTCCTTTGCTTGACATTCCACGTGAAAATCCTTACCCAAGGAATTCCTAGAGTTTGATATTTGgctttccttcttccccaggCGCCTCTGGCCCAGCCGGAGTCCCCCACGGCCTCTGCAGGGGACGACGCTCGTTCAGCGGCAGAGTCGGGCGAGTCGGACAAGGAGTCGgtgtgcagcagctctgccagcaacGGGGGCCTGAGGGCAGGCAAGGACAGGGAGAAACCAAAGAAAGAGcgggaaaaggagaaggaaaaggataaGAAACGGGCAGACTCGGTGGCCAACAAGCTGGGAAGCTTCGGGAAGACTCTGGGCAGCAAGCTAAAAAAGAACATGGGGGGCTTGATGCACAGCAAGGCTGTGAAGGGCGGCCTGAGCAACGGGCAGGGAGACAccctggagaagaagaagaaagggtcCCTGAAGGCACGGAAAGGCAGCAAAGAGGAATGTTCCCCAGGAGACTTGGCAGCTCCCACGGAGAAGGCGTGCCCGGGGAAAGCGGCCCCGGAGAAGGCGCCGGATCCCTCCAAGTACAGCAGCGACGTGCGGCTGAGCCTGAGCATCCTGCGCGCGGCCATGCAGGGCGAGCGCAAGTTCATCTTCGCCGGCCACCTCAAGACCAGCACCCGGCACCAGTTCCAGGAGGAGATGATCCAGAGGTACCTCCTGGACGCCGAGGAGCGCTTCCTGGCCGAGCAGAGGCAGAAGGAGGCGGAAAAGAAGGCGCTGGGCAGCGCTGCCCCGGCCAAGAAGCCGGAGGGGGATGCGGGCGCCCACCGGGGCGAGGAGGTGATGCCAGGCCCTGTgttcccccagctgccccctgcctacccctcccagcccctggagccAGCCCTGGGCGCTAAATTAGCCGCTTTTCCCGCGGGCTATTCCGGCGTTTTCACCTTCCCCAGGCCCTCCGTGGGCAGCGCGGAGGGGCCGCACCCCCCCGGGTGCCCCGAGGGCCGGAGGCAGCTGGCGGGGGGGCCCTGCGGGAGCCTCCCCCCCTACGCCACCCTGCCCCGGCACCAccaggcccggcccggcccccctggccctgcccagccgGGCAGGTTCTCCCCCACGGACATGGACATCCAGCCCCCCTTCCCGCCGGAGTTCGAGGGCTCCGGCTGCCTCCCCCCCCACAGCAACGGCTGCCGGGAATTCCTGgagcaggacaaggggggaaCAGCGGATAAAACGAGAAGCCGGGCCCTCTACAACATCCAGCAGACCAAGTGCAAACAGCCCAACTGCAGCTTTTACGGACACCCGGAGACTGGGAATTTCTGTTCCTGCTGTTACAAGGAGGAGCTGCGGCGCCGGGAGCGGGAGGCGCTGGTGCACAGGTTCTGACGCTCCCCCCACCCCCGTGCGGATCTGGGACCCCTGGAACACGGGGAATGCAATAATATAGATCCATTATGGTTTTATACACCCCCCCGCCCCCCTTCCCGGGAGCGGGCGATCGTGGGATTGGGCtggtgggatggagggggctgcaggagggagagggcaggggaaAACCAGCCCCCGCCTTCCCGGAGCCCCTgcgagggaggaggaggattcCCGGGGATGGCTTGGGACAGCGGGGGCTGCTCGGGTCGGAGCACAGGGTGAGGGGGGAGAATTCCTCAAAAACTCAATAAACCAGACCAAAGCTTTGGGAGCTGAGGGGGAGGGTGAGGGGGGGCAGCCCCCGCCGGGTCCTTCCCGTCGCCCCCGACCGCCCGGGACGGAGCGAAAACGCCCCAGTTGGAGCGTCACAAACCTTTTAATGGAGTTTTTTAACACtggttttattctgtatttcttcttgCTGGTACTGAGCGACGGTCGGAGTTGGacactggtggggtggggtgggtcGGACtccccctgcccggccccgggaTGGCTCCGAGCGCTGGGAGGGCGGGCTCGGGCTCTGCCCCTCCgtgggctctgccctcccccacGGGCTCTTCCCCCGCCCCTGACGGGCTCAGCTCTGgttttaaaatgctctttttaaacacttcctggggcagggggagctcCCTTTCCAGGGGTTGCAGCTTTATTTTCCCGTGTGGAAGCCCCAGCCTGCCGGGAGAGCCGAAGGTCGGAGTCTCCTGCCCGGAATTCCCGCCGGAGTGGGGCAGATCCccccggggcagggggggatcTATCCGGGGGGGTCGCATAACTCCGTACTTGAGCACAGCTACTCCGTACTACCTCTGATCCCGATTAACTCGGCTCCGTTGTGCTGAGCCACCAACTGACCTTTAGGCTGCAGAATTAATCCATATTTTTGATAACAGGGCTAAAAAGCGGAACAATAAGGTAAAAATCCTCCCGTGACTAATGTCCCACGgcattcccagccccatcccggcctccccctcacccccccgcCAGCTCCCAGGGTGGGATTCACTTTAGCACTGCGAAGTTTGCACAGAAttccttgggttttttggtaACTGCAGCTCCCAAACCGGCCCCAGTCCTGCACAGAGCGAGGTGCAGCGTTTCCCatcacatggaaataaaacaggagTTCTATCCGTCAGCCCGAGCTTTACAACATTcccttgtttttattttggggtttgttttccaGAAGGCACCAAACTATGCAACCCCCcctcctgagctgctcctgcctgtggcccttcctgggagaagggagaggggatggggtggaggagctggaagggTGCTGAGCTCGGGGCTCACCCGATGCCTTATGCTTGGCCCTACAAATGTTGACTTAGACCTAAACCCCCCCCGAATTAAGGCCTTTCCGAGTGGCATCCCAACACTTTGAATCCACCCAACAACGCTCCCTTGCCCCCGAATTTTCAAATCCGAATTTCAAACGCCCCGGGGATGGTTTGACTCCAGTTTTAAGTCATTTCCCCTGGTTTTATGAAATCCCCAAGCATAGCTGAAGCTGTGGGACAGTCGGTGCTCCTGGGGGTCACTCCTGCTCCCTCTGGCTCCTCTGGCCTTGGAACAAAGGCCAGAGAGTGCAGTTTTTCCCTCAAACTGCAGGAATTCCGATGGACTTTACCCCCGGGGCAGGGATGTGCCACAGGCTCTGCCCCCGCTTGGTTCACCCCGGATTTTGAACCGAGGTggtttaaaaccaaaccaaaccttcGACTGTTGTGTGGGCACTTGGGTTTAAGTTCCAGTTTCCCATGTTCATTTTTCCCAAAATCAGAGCAGCAGGTTTATTTTGGGGTTGGGAATatcctccagctgtgccaggagctccGGGAGCAGGGATGCCCCACGGCACaggggggaaggcaggaggcGACACTTCACTGCTGGTTCCTCGAGTTTTGGGAGAATTTCTCTGCAATTTGGTTAAATCCATCCCAATGGGTGCTGGCTTTGGGTGGGGGTGGGAAGTACCTGGACCCGCTCGCTGCTTTattgggtttggggtgggggggagagagggaaaatgcagaaaacctGGAGGAAAAGCACCAAACCTGCCCCGGGGAGGGATTTTTccactgggctggggacagggaggctgCAATGTGACCCCAAGGTCAAACTAAGTGCACTTACTGGTGTGGTTGGAATTCAAATCGCTGCCATCGGATCCTGGTGGAAGAAAACTTTGTCTTTCAGGGTGTGTAAAACCCGTTCTTGggattttctttgattttattaaATGAGATTCACCTTGGCCGCTCCCCGGCCCCCTCGGCGGGGGAGGCCGGGGCAGCTTTGGGTCTCACTAACGCCGAGTGACCTGAATTAATTCTGCAGTGGtttattcacaaaaaaaaaaaagaaaaacaaaaccaaccttttttttttattattattattattattaattccGTATTAATTGGTGATATTCGGCCTCCtggtgagcagggctggagcgGCGCGGTCGGGCTGTACCTGCGGCCTCGTTGTGCTGCCACAGACTCACTGACAATAAAAACCTTCAGCTGATGcacctgggcagtgctgaggctccttcctcccctcacccctcctGGGGACCCCAATTccctcctggggctgctcctcatccccttctccatccccaAAACAGCTGATGCACCCGGGCAGCGCTGaggctccttcctcccctcatGCTGGGGGTCCCCaattccctcccttcctccatCCAATTattgggattttggggtttttttgtccattGAGGAGCACAGTGTCCTCTCTCCTGGGGAGCGGGTAAGTTCCCCTTCTATTCCCTCTATTTTCTTCTATTCCAtttgttctgtgattccatttCTGCACCAATTCTGggctttgattttaaaaagaaccCTGTAACCACCCCTCCCTCCCATTTCTGTCTGTCCTCGCTGATTTTGGAGCCTTTTCCCCAACTGCATCCCAAGGACAACCCCAAGGGATGCTCTGGTTTTTGACCCCAGCCTCAGGATAAAATCCAGGGATAAAATCCAGCTGCCTCCCAGCATGGGCTGTCCAAACACTGAAGCTTTAAATGGGTTCAGAAAGAGGAAAACGGGGTTTGGGGGTGGTTGGAGGTGGACTGTGGGAGGTGGGACCCTGGGCGCGGCTTCCCGTGGGATTTCTGTGCACTGGGatttttctctcccagctcctggtgttttcccttcctcccagtgttcccagtggCTGCTCCGTGCCCGGTGCCACGTCTGTGCCGGACGATTTTCCTCCAGGATTTTTTCTGCTGGGGTGGCCCGGGCTGACCCCGCGCTGGCAGTGGAGCAGCTCCCGGCTCAAAGCCTCCAGGAAATTCCTCTCATCTGCCAGGTGCCGGAGCCAAAAGCCCATCCAAGCCCCCAGAATCCTCCGCCAGGTGATTCTCCTGCAGGAGGAAAACTGGGGCACAcgagctgcagcccccggggctggggctgccccaaaAATCTAGGGGGAAACACACCAAAAATGGGATTTGGAGCTCCAAATGTGCTCCAGTGGGTTTTCCACGAGCCTAAGTGGCGTCAGGATTTACATCCCcgtgtgctggtgctgctgccgcCTTGGCTCccttggggtttgggggtcccgggggtctcGTGGCACTTGGGGGGTGGCACAGGTGGCCCCAGGGCCACCATCCACCTGCCGCCGGGTGCGGGGGCGGCGAGGCGGGGGCCGGGTGGGCCCGGCTCGGGAGCCGCTGTTCCAGCTGGGAGGAGAAGGCTCCGTGCTTGGGCCGTGAGTCACCGCGCTCCGCCCGGCCCCGAGAGAGGCCCCGGGGCCCCCCCGAGACGCTGCGGGGACGGGACGGGGTCTGGGGGTTCCCCTGCCCGGGGCAGCGCTTATGGGGGGCCGGGGCTCGGGGACCGCAGGACCACCCGTCCCTGGCGGGGtccccggggctgcggggacccCAGAACGGCCCGTCCCTGGACGgggtccccagggctgtcccctcCACCACCCCTCCACCATCCGCCTGGGCTCTCCCCGCTTTCCCCCCGCCGGGACCGGGCGCTGGGATGGCGGGGGGCGGGATGCCG contains these protein-coding regions:
- the OTUD7B gene encoding OTU domain-containing protein 7B — encoded protein: MDIVLSDFVRSTGAEPGLARDLLEGKNWDLSAALSDFEQLRQVHAGNLPPSFNEGRGARPPEPREAARPGRPPLQRQDDVVQEKRLSRGISHASSTIVSLARSHVSSNGGGSEHLLEMPICTFQLPDLTVYSEEFRSFIERDLIEQSMLVALEQAGRLNWWVTVDPSCQRLLPLATTGDGNCLLHAASLGMWGFHDWDLMLRKSLYTLMDKGAEREALRRRWRWQQTQQNKESGLVYTEEEWQKEWNELIKLASSEPRVHYGTNGGGCGGVESSEEPVYESLEEFHVFVLAHVLKRPIVVVADTMLRDSGGEAFAPIPFGGIYLPLEVPATKCHRSPLVLAYDQAHFSALVSMEQKENTKDQAVIPLTDSEHKLLPVHFAVDPGKEWQWGKDDSDNVKLASVTLSLEAKLHLLHSYMNVRWITLPCDTQAPLAQPESPTASAGDDARSAAESGESDKESVCSSSASNGGLRAGKDREKPKKEREKEKEKDKKRADSVANKLGSFGKTLGSKLKKNMGGLMHSKAVKGGLSNGQGDTLEKKKKGSLKARKGSKEECSPGDLAAPTEKACPGKAAPEKAPDPSKYSSDVRLSLSILRAAMQGERKFIFAGHLKTSTRHQFQEEMIQRYLLDAEERFLAEQRQKEAEKKALGSAAPAKKPEGDAGAHRGEEVMPGPVFPQLPPAYPSQPLEPALGAKLAAFPAGYSGVFTFPRPSVGSAEGPHPPGCPEGRRQLAGGPCGSLPPYATLPRHHQARPGPPGPAQPGRFSPTDMDIQPPFPPEFEGSGCLPPHSNGCREFLEQDKGGTADKTRSRALYNIQQTKCKQPNCSFYGHPETGNFCSCCYKEELRRREREALVHRF